CCCCTTGGAACCCCTGCCAGTTCGGCCAGCAGCCTTTGATTGCCAATGCCCGGCGCCGCTTCGCTGGCCGGTAGGGCTGGTGGGCAGGACGGGTCGGCGGGAATAACCGCCGTTACCGTCGGGCTGGCGTAGGGGCGTTTCATGAAAGGCCCTTTGAAATGACGAATGGCTTTGTTCAGGGGTTTGGCAGGTTGAAACGAAATGTGGAAAGCCTTCCTCCGTTCGTCTTGAGGAGGAGGCGAAGCCGACGTCTCGAAAGGCGGGCGGAGGAGGGCGGCAAGCCTGTCCGGTTGCTGGCGAGGTGGCGGTGTACTCCGATGGAGTAGACGTGGTGGAAAGGTTCGTGGAGGTTTCCCTTGCGGATGGGCCGCGGCGAGCTATGATGGAGATTGGACCACTCTCAGGGAGTTTGTATGAAGCGGAGCATTCTCGGGGCGTTGATGGTTGTGGGCTTTTTGGCGGATTCGGCGTTCGCGTCCTGCGACGACACGATCTATCTCACGAAAATTCAGGTTCATCGTCAACTGCTCAAGAACGCCAAGGCGTTGGGAACTTGGACGGTAACTGAGGTGGATCCCTGGGATAACACCTCTATTTTGAATGCTGGGCCGATCCTGAAGTCCATCGCCGGGGAAAGTGGAAAAATCCGTCACGCTCTTCGACTAGCGCCAGATTGTGGGCCAGATTCCATTTCGCCGGTTATCTATTCGGAAATTCGAGACTCTGTCTTTGTGTCGAAGGGAACGGTTAAGCATCAAAGCATCGCTTCACGCACGGAAGTTGCGACGAAGACAACTTTCACAGGTGAAATCGGCTATACCCTTGAAGGTGATCTCGTGAAGTATTTATTTACGAATACATGGAATGCTGGCGAGCTGATTGTCGGGTTGCCAAAAGGTGAAACTGAAATTGAAGCCTATCAGGTGGATTATCGCCAAGATGTCTACTCGACGACGAAGGCGAATTATATTTGGAGCCGCAAAAAAGAAATATTTCCATTTGATAATTTGCTGGCAGAAGATTTTTTAACAGGTCTCCTTCGCGATGCGAGTGGTGCGGTTGATTCTGTTGGCAAAGGTGTCGATTCAGTTGTCTCGGAATTTGCGTACTTCCGATATGTGTATTCATACTCAGCGCCGGCTTCCGCTTCTGTCCGAAAAGTGAACCATTTAAATCCGGAGAAAATTCAGACCATTTCCGGACAGATGGAGATCATGCTAGCGGTCCCCCAATCCGTTTCCATCGTTTCTCCTTCTGGTCGGGTGGTGCGGCGGTTGGATGCGGCTCGGAATGTGGTTTGGGATTTGCGGGATCAGGCCGGGGTGCGCGTGCAACCTGGGGTTTGGTTTGTGCAGGTGCAAGGGCTGAAGACCGTGCCTGTGGTGGTGCGCTGAGGCGGCTGTCCGCTCATCCTTGCTGAAATGGAAAAGCCCGGTGCGATGCGCCGGGCTTTTGGATTCTTGGTAGGTGGAATTGTCCGGTCAAATCGAATTAAGGAGAAATCCACGGTTTGGCGGGGAGAATCATGCGAAAGCCTACGCCTTTTTTTCTGGTATTAGGTGCAAGCCCAAGCCCCGGCAGGGTTACTGCAGGCATGGTTGCCAGCATTTTTGTAACTCCTGTGGGTGGGCCAAGTGGATCGAGTAGGGTGCCGGAATAATGTATGTTTGTTAAGACCCATTCGTGAGTCCATTCACTGCCTGAATCTGTTATCGACGAGATTTTTAACTCGCCGAAGGTCGGCAGCCGGAATCCGTTCGCCCCCTGAATGAGTTTCCATAGTGCGCTATCGGGATTGCTGATGTCATATGCGGGAGTTAGGTTAAAAATACCTGATATCTTGTTGCAAAACAAGATTGCATCAAACCAGGAAATGCTGTCGGCAGGTGTGATTGTCGATTGGTTCGGCTTGTGAGTAATCAGTCGCACCTGTTGAAACTCATTAAGGCTTACCTGATGATCGAGGATGAAGTGTGAAGAAACACTCACAATCTCGCCTGCGGTTATTTGGAGAAGTTGATATGTTGTGTCGCATTGGGGCTCAGGCTGAATGAATCTTCCTTCAATAGAGTCGTAATATGCGGTTGGTATTAAGCATCTGGTCGATGCTCTGGAGTGAGTATCCGGATATAAAAATACAGGCTGGGTAATCCCCCCCTCCACCCTCTTCATCCCTGGGAGGCTGAGGACTCGGATGGAGTCTTGGGTGGTGTTTTTGGAGGAGTCGGTGGCTTCTAGGTGGAGCCATTGGAGGCCCGGCTTGAGAGGGACTTGGCGGGAGTAGGTGTTGCCTGCTGTGCCTTGGACATTCGTGCCGGCGATACGGACGGATTCTAGGGCGTTGTCGGAGATGGTCCAGGACAGCTCAATGGCTGTGTCGTTGAAGAGGACCGTGTCCTTCAGGCCGAGGGAGCGGGAGATTTTTGGGAAGGTGGGCTCGCCGTCGCGGGTGATTTCCACGACTTCGGCTTGGGCGTTGCCTTTGCGGTTGGTGGCCGTGATGGGGATGTAGAGGCGCGCCAATGGGGCGAGAGGGACACGCAAGGCCCAGGTGCTGTCGTTTTCGCGCAAGGCTGGTTGGCTGTTGATGCGCACCGAGGTGCTGTCGATGCCGGAAAGGTCCGTGACGACCCATCGAATCCAGACGGATGCCGAATCCCAGGGGACATGCACTCCGGCCTTGCGACCAGGAGACACCAGGCGAAACTCCGGCACGAGGTCGGAAGGAAGATCGGCTCGCGCCAGCCGGATGACAGAATCTGTACGATTGCCCGCCGAGTCCCACACGGAAACCGCGATGCGGGCGGTGGATCCGGGCGAGCCCAGCAAGACATCAGCTTTCCAGGTGTCGCCCACCTTCTTGGCCAAGGAGCCGCCGATTCGGGCAGAATCGATTCCGGATGGATCCGTCGCTTTCAAACTCACGTAGGTGATCGCGGTGGAGTAGGGGAACTTTGCGTCCTGAACAGGCGCATCCCAAACGATCGCGGGCCCCAGCGTGTCGCGGTGGCGCCCGATCTGGGCGAAGTTGCGCGACTCCAGGCCGTTGGAGCCTTGGGCGCGGACCGGGACCACCACGGTTTTTCCGGTGGCAGGCAGGGAGACCTTGAGCGACCAAAGTCCATCGGATCCCTTGTGGGCGGGTCGGTCCTCGATCCATACGGCGTTCACGGTGCCGGCGGCGAGCGTGCCGCGCCAGACGATTTCTGTCGAGTCATCCTCGTTGGGAACCAGGGTGCCGGCGGTCGGGCGCACCAGCTCCAGGGAAGGTGCTTCCGGTTCGGGCCTGGCGCGGCGGGAAATCGTCAGGACCGAATCGGTTTGGTTCCCGTATTTGTCCTTTGCCCGGACTCGCAATGCCGATCCCAATTCGGAGACCGGGACCACCCAGGTGGCGCACCAGATCCCCGAACTGTCGCGGGCAGTGGAATCCCCAATGGTCACCTGCGCGATGCCTGCTGTGTCCGTCGCTTCGACACGTACGGCAATCAAGGAATCCGCGAAATTCCGCACCTGGCTGGCTGGCGGAGAACGCCATTGAATGAGGGGGCCTTGGTGGTCCAGCGGGCCATCCACCCGGAAAGGAACGAGATAGGTTTGTTGGTTTCCCACGCTGTCGGTGGCCAAGATCTGGAGGGTGTAGCTTCCTGTGGGGATCGCCGACCGAGGCGCGATGGCAGGACGTCCGTCCAGCTCCAGTCGGGAAGGGTTGTTTTTCAGATCGGGAAGATCCGACAGGATGAACCGTGTGCTCCGATCACCAGAATCCGTCTGGATGGTGACTTGCAAGGACTGGATTCCCTTTCGACCGGAAAGAATGCCCTTCAGCCCGATGGCAGGCTCTCCAATGTGCAAGGTTCCCAGATTCCATGGGATTTCCAGCGCAAAGGGATTCGATTTCACCGAATCGAGTCCAAGGGAAAACAGCGCCTTGCGGGCGGCAGGGTAGTCCATGCCCAGATTCCATTGCCGGACGGATTCGCCCAAGGTAAGGACTGATCCGGACGCGAGTGTCAGAATTTGGCGATTGACCTTGGCAGTGTCGAGTCCTTGTGGGGCCACTCGTCGGTAGGCGGCGGTCTTGGGGTGTCCTTGGTAGATCAGGGTGGCGACCTCCTTCCACAAACCATTTCTGCGGGAGGCCTTGGACGTGTCGGAGGTCTTGCGGGAAAGAGTATCCAGTCGGTGGAGGCTGTCGGCAAGGCGCAGCAGGACCACACCAAGGGAATCCGCGCTGGTCATGGAGGCTCGGTTGGTGCCGAGCTCCATGTAATTGACTTCCTTCACGAAGTACGTGCCGAGGTGAATCCCCAGCCGGTAGGAATGGATCGCCATGGAATCCCGGTCACCGATCTGGTGGAGGAAAGGGAACAGGCTGGCTCGCAGCGCCTTCCCATCGGGACTGACCGAGAATTTTTCAGTTCCGGAATCCTGTGCCGAACGGTACCACAAGCTGTCCGGGACGGAAGCGCTGTCGGCAACGCGAAAGTGCACGTAGTGGTTCCCGGGGCTGTTCGAGGCGTCTTCCTCGATCACGGTGGTTTTTTGGCAACCAACCAAGCCCAGGCAAAGAGCGGCAAAAAATGTCCAACGGGTCCCGCATGGGGATTGGGGGCGGAAGCGGGGGATCATGGCTTCTCCGAAGACGGGTGAGGTGAGACGGAATTTGAACATCTTCTGCTCAAGTTAGGGTGCGGGACCCCTTCCTGTCTGTGATCAAGATCACACTCAAAGGAGCCCGAGGTCCGGAATTCCGAACCCCGGGGAAGTTCAGTTCCTCTCAGCCCAGACCACCATGGTGGCGCGGGCGATGCTGTGCATGAACAGGTTGAAGCCGAGGTAGGCGGGGGAGGCTCCCTTGGGCAGACCCAAGGTGGGGACGTCCAGGGCGTGGACCACGATGTAGTAGTGGTGGACGCCGTGGCCGACCGGAGGGGCGGCGCCGATGAAGCGGGCGACGCCGGCGTCGTTGCGTAGCTGGAAAGCGCCCTTGGGCAGCAGACTGTCGCCGGGCACGCCGACCTTCGAGGCCAACGAGGTGGTGGTCAATGGGAGATCCGCCACAGCCCAGTGCCAGAAGCCGCTGCCGGTTGGGGCGTCCGGATCGAGAACCGTGATGGCGAAGCCTTTGGTCTCCTGGGGAATCCGCTCCAGGAAAGCTGGGGTGACACATCTTGTCCGCCCGCTCCGAAGATCCCGCTCATCATTTCAACGGGCAAGCGTTCCCCGTCCTTGATGTCTGTGCTGGTGACCTGGAAGCTGGGAAGCTTGGGGAGAGACTTGTAGGGGGTGCAGGTTTCCGTGGGGTGATTCTTGGTGGGCTTGGCCTCTACCTTGGGCTTGACCGGGTCGGCGGCCAACACAACGCTGGATGAACACAACAAGCTGAGGAGGATCTTCTTCATGGTAGACTTCCTTGTCCTGGAATCGGCGGAGGGTGAGTGCCGAACATGGAATACGTCCATGGTTCGCATGGGCCAAAAGTCGTCACCTCGGGACCTTGCGGCAAGTCTGAACCAAGCTTCAGAGCATCGGAGAGGGCGGAAACCCCGAGCCAGGGGGAAAGTGGGTGGGTGCGGCCGTAATCCTCAACGAATTCAACGCTTTTCTTCCAGCAGCATCGGAATGGTTGGCCGGATGAGCCTTTTGGTCCCATTTATAAACGTCAGGCAATAGGGTGATCAAAAGCCATCGAGGCTGTGGGGGAAGGTTAGCGATCATGATCAGAAATCCGAAACGCCAGAGTCGTCTTGCGACGGTGGTCGCCTTTGTTGGCTACTGCGCCTTTCACGCCGCTGCCGGCAACATCACCTACACCCTCCAGCGAGCCGCCAACCCCACGGCCGACCAACAAGACGCCTACGCGCGCATCACCAAGGCCATGGATTCGGCGTTGGTGCATTACAACGGCCTCACCAATCAGACCAAAGCCCTCACGATCCAATACAACACGGATGTACCCACGGCCGATGCGAGCTTTTCCGGAAACATCCGCTTTGGGGCCAGTCGCAGCTACATGGCCCCCGGAACGGCCATGCACGAAATCGCCCATGCCTTGGGAAGTGGGACCACGCAGGAATACAAAAACCTGATCCAAAACGGCGTGTTCACGGGGCCCAAGGCCACCGCCAAATTGCGCGAGATCACAGGTGACCCGGCGGCGGTGCTCAAGGGGGACGCTCAACATTTCTGGCCGCTGGGACTCAACTACGCCTCCGAAATCAAATCCGAAAAGGACCTGGTGGACCATTGCCGTCTGATGGAAGCCATCCTCCAGGACATGTTCCACGAAAGCGTGTTTTTCCAAGGGCGCATCAAGTCGCGCTCCACCGGCCAATGCATGGTGCGGGCGGGCGGTGCACTGGCGCTGGGATCGTGCACGGACTCCACCTCGAAAGTGCGGATCGTGGCCATGGGTGATCAAACCCTCACCTACCGGCTGGAGTTCGGGAACCAGGTCCTGGACCTTCCCAACGAATCAAAGACCGCTGGAACGGTTGCGGGGCTCTACGGCTGGAACGGTGGCAACCACCAACGGGTGTCCCTCGTTTCCACCGCCAACGCCCTTTCGCCCGTGCGCTTGAAGATGGTGCACAGCGATCTGATCCTGCGGGCCAGCGGCACCCAGGTGGTCCAGGATGTTTCCACCGCCTCCCCCGCCACCCAGGATTGGGAACTGATGGAAGTCACATCCTCGACAAATCCTGTCTCCCATAAAACGGGAAAGACCCCCGGCACCTGGGTGCCGAGAGTCCTCGTGGGAGATGGCGATCGCTTCGATCTCAACGGTCGCCGTCACTGATCCAGCAGACGGAGCCCGGAAGCTCCGTTCCTCCGCTCACATCGCCATCACCGATCGGGTCACGCGCTCTGAGCCGTTGCGCAGTTCCACCGTCAGCATGGTGCGCCCCAGGTTGGCGGGGATCCGCCATTCCACGGAGCCCACGGAGGTCAGCTGCGAGGCGCTCCAACGAGCGACCACCTTGCCGCGCAGGTCACGGATGACAAGTTCTGCACTCGCGCCCAGGTTGGCGGGGAGGGCGATCTTGAGCAGGCGATCGCCGAGCGCGGACACGCGCAGCGCGTCCAGGCCCTTGGCGCGATTTTGGAGCGAAGAATGGGTGGGATCGTCGGTGGGGCTGTCCAGTTCCGAGCCTGGGGTCCCCGAAGCGGCGAAGATCTCGGAGGGCAGGAGGTAGGGCACTCCCACGTTGCGATACCGCGCGGTGCCAGCGGCTCCGATGGTGTCGGATGGCAGCGCCAAAAGCGAATGCATGCGGTCCACGAATCCGAACACCGATCCCACTTCGCGACTGCGCCAGGTGTCCGACCAACGCCCTTCGGTGTTGCCCCACAGCATGGCCACGGCGGTGTCGGCGGGCAGATCCAGCCACTGCACGTCCGTGAGGGGCTTGGTCAGGCGGAGATTGCCTTCCTGATCGTAGACCTTCCATGTGGCCTGTTTCTTCCAGGGTTCCGATGCATGGAACGCTGCGGAAATGGGCTTTTGGCCGCCCATGTCCAGACCGGTGATGGACATCTGGTTGAAGATCTTGGAGCCGGATTCGAATTCCAAGCTCCAGGTCAGGGAGGTCAGCGGGGTCCGGAAGGAAAGCCAGCTGTCGAGGGTTTTTTCCGGAGCCAGGCCATGCTCCGCCTCCAAGCGGGGCAAGTCCACGCCTTCCCATTGGGCAGGCTCCTGCCACCAGGTGCCGCCCCAGGTGGACAGGGTCAGGCCTTCGGGCCAGGAGGGCAGTTTTTCGTTGGAAGACGCGAAGCTCTCCGCAGGTCCTGCCGTGACCACCACCAAGTGGCGAACCACGCCGGAATCCGGGCTGTACATGCTCAAGACTTTCTGGAAGTCGGCGCTGAATGCCTTTGCGCCCTGATTGCGCAGCTTGGTGGGGTCGGAAATTCCGGTGGATCCTGTGCCAGTGGATGTTCCCCTGCGCAGGACCTCCTCGTAGGTGAATGTCCCCAGGTAGTCCTGCATTCTGGAAAAGGTGTCCGAGCCCCATCCGGAAAGGGGGAAGTCCTTGGTCTGGGCGCGACCTTCATCGGCCACCATTCCAACCTTGACCAAGGTGGAAGCCTGTGCGAGGGTGGCCAAGGATTGACGCAATCCGGCAGCGCCTTGCACCACCGCTTCGCCGGTGGTGGTGAGGTAGGGTCCCCATCCATTGTCGCTGGCCAAGGGCTCGGCGCGGTTCCACCGCCAAAGCACCATGAACTCCTGGCGCAGTCCTGTCTGCTTGAGGATGGAGTCCGGCATGGTTCCCTGGAACAGCAGGTATCCGCCCTTCCAGGCGGTGGAATCGAACTGGGTGGTCAGGGCAAAGGCTCCCTTGAGGGAAAGGCGAGCGGCGACCGGCGAATAGTAGGACGTCGAGTTGTTGATCCAGGTGGAAGCCGCGGACAAAGGCAGCAGGATCGGGGTGGTGGATGGCGGTTGGAGGACGCCTCCACGCGAGAGAAGGGCGTTGGATGCCTTGCCTCGGCTCCACTGGAACTCGAAGCTCGAGGGGTGCACCAGCGCGTTTTCGGCGAAGGCCGATCCCAACGGGACTTCCCAAGCCGCTCCATTGGCCTGTAGTGGCACCAGGTAGCGCAGACGCATCCGGCGAGTTCCACCCCAGGAAACGGGGTAGAGCTTCATGGAATAAGTGCTTTCTCCAGCACGCTCGATGATCAAAGGATCTCGCGGTGCGGGCATGGGTGCGGTGTTGCGGGCCACCACCTCCTCGTATTGCGCGTTGGCCACGCTGCGGGATTTCAGCTTGGCCTTCAAGAGCTTGTCGCCATCCCAGAGCAGTGCGCCCGTCAGGACCGCACCATTGGGGAGGGCGAAGTCGCCAAAGATTTCCCAGGTGTTGATGTTGACGCTGGGCTGGGTGGACCAACTGCTGGAAATCACCGGGCCCAGTTCCACGTCTTCTTCCACGTCGGCCCAGGCTTGTTCCACCGTGGCGCGTACGGATACGTTGAGGATCTGGACCTGTTGTTGGTTGGTGGTCCCTTGGGTGGCGCGGCTTTGGAGCCAGGCGGAGGATGGGGAGGCAACGGCAAGCGCGAGAGCGAACGCGCCGCACACGGTACGGAACGGGGTCATGGTGGGCCCGCTTTCAGGAATAGGGTTTTGTGGGTAGAACGGCGTGACGTTTCAGAATGCCGGTCTGTCTGCAAACAAGGTATGGCGAATTCGCGCGTTCGTGGTTCTATGAATCATGCCCACTTTTTGCGACCTTCAAACCGGGGAAGACGCTGTGAAAGTGTTCTACAGATAATGCCCAGAATCGAGGAGAGAGAAGAGTGGCGAGGGGGTTAAATTCTCCAACATGGAATCGAATCCTTGTGTGTACGCGTATACGGATTATCGGAAGTTTCTCCTGGATTGGCTGACTTTGCGTCAGGAAACCGACCGCAAGTTCAACCGCAGCGAATTCCATCGACGTCTAGGTTTGCCCAATACGCGCAGTTATGTCCCGGACGTTCTGGCAGGCAAGGAAATCAGTCTGACGTTTCTGGATCGGTTCGTGGTGGCCTTGGAGCTGGACGCCGACGAGGCGAGGTTTTTCCGCGTTCTGGTGCGGTTCAACCAAGCGACCACCCCGGAAGAACGCGAGCTGGCTTTCGATCAATTGGTCGCCTTGAACCGTACGCCTCGCACCATCATGGATCCCCGCCATTACCAGTATTACAGGCATTGGTGGAACGGAGCCGTGCGGGCGATCTTGGCCATCCACAATCTGGCGGATGAGCCACGCAAGTTGGCGGCGTTGGTCTCTCCCAGCATCACGGAAGCCCAAGCAAAGCTGAGCATCCAGCTGTTGTCTGACTTGAACCTGATCGAACGCGACAGCGACGGATTCTGGAAACCCACCGACCATACCTTGAGCACAGGAGAAACCGCACGTGACGAGCTCGTCCGGCAGTTGCAGATCCAGCAAATGGGACTGGTGCAAAGTGCGATCTTGGATCAGGGTCGATCGCCCGACCAGGTGGTGGCCACCAACACCATCTCGGTTTCCGACGAAGGGCTTGCCATGATCCGAAGGCGACTGGAACGTTTCCGATCCGAGCTCCGATCCATCGTCCACAAGGACGCCAACGCTCCATCGAGGGTACATTTGGTGAGCATGGCCATCGTCCCCCTTTCCAAAAATCCCCCAGCGGCTCTGCCGCTGGCGAAGGCCAGCTGATGCGCTCGCTCCTGCATTGGCTGGTCGGCATCGCGATCGCGATGGCTTTGGCCTCCTGCGGGAGTGCCAACGACGGCACCAACGACGAAACGTATTTGAAGGGCACCAACGACGAGACATACACCAGCGGCGTGTTCTTCCTTGCTGGCGGGAAAGCCAGGGCTGCCGGGGCCAGGGTCCAGGTCTTTCCCCGTCAGGACACAGTTACCGTCGCGACGGGATCCACCGACGAGAGCGGCATGCCTGTGGTCGGGCCGCTCGACAATGGAGCTTATTCCGTCAAGGTCACAAGCTCCGGGCAGGTGGTCATCCTCGATTCCGTACTGTCTGTCAATGGTCGACTGCAGTTTTTGGCGAACGACACGTTGGAATTGCCTGGAACCCTCGCGGGTGTCGTGAAGGTCCAGCCGCAGCACGATCCTGCCACGGTCACCGTCCATGTGTTGGGCACGGATATCTGGACGAACGTGGATTCGATCGGAAGATTCCGGTTGGCCGGATTGGCTTCGGGCAATTTCCGTCTGCAATTCACCACCACCTTGCCGGACTACCAGACGACCTACCCGGATCCCGTTCGCGCCTGGAACGACAGTGATGTGGTTGTGGCCATGCCCTTCAACATGGTCTACACCGGAATCCCCGTGGTCCTTGGCCTTGCCGTGAGGCTTGACAGTTCCACCGGAGATCTGGTGCTTACCTGGGAGTCGCGGGCGAGTTACCGCAGCTTCCAACGGTATCTGATCTACCGCGATACGATCGGTGCCCTGAACCTTTCGACGCTCGCCTATGGCTCCAGCGCAGACACGATCTGGAGGGACACGGGAGCTTCGCGGGCACTTTCCACGGCGGGGTGGAGTTATCGCGTGGTGGTGGAGAACATGGCGGGCAAGAAGGGGGAGTGGTACGGCTCCAAGCAAGGGACTGCGGTGCCTCCCGAACTTCGGTTCGTGAACAAAGGAACCTGGACGGCGATCGGAAGGTGGCGGGGAGGTTCGCTGGGAGAATTGGCCGGAAAGCTCGCCGAAGTTTCCAGCCGCACGGAGAACGGAGCCTTGATCATTGGAGTCCGTTCGAGCGTGGATGGTCGGCTATGGGACTCCGGAGGGGTGTCGCTTCCCTTGCGCAAGAACGGCCAGACCATCACTTGGGTGCCCGGATTGGGAGCGGGGAAGGCCTGGTGCCTGGGGCATACCTCCGTTGGGGATGGAATCGATGTCAGGTCCAGTGTCGACGGGAACCAATGGACGCTGGAAAGCCTTCCCGACAGCCTTTGGCCCCTTTCCATGTCCAATCCGATCTTCCTCGGCAGCGCCTCGCGGCTCGCCCTGTACGTTCCTGGAAAACCGGGGCTGGTGCGGGAAAATGGTTCATGGCGAAAGGCGGCCCTTCCGGTTTCGCCCATCGGAGCGGACGATTCTGTGGTCTACTCCACCGGGGGTGGCTCCCATCTGTTGTCCATTCCTTGGAGCGATCCCTCCCGCATCGCTTCCGACCACGGATCGCTACCTTTTCCGTTGGTGGCGGTCGCGGCTTCGACTTGGCATGGCAAACCGGTTGTTCTTTCCGCGGGTCGCCTCTGGGTGCAGGATTCCACCGGTTGGACCGTTCGCGGTTCGTCCGGAATGGCGGCGATCGGCGTGGCGGCCGGTCGTCTGATGGTCGCCGATTCAACTGGTTCACTCTGGATCCACGAGGATTCCCCATGAATGCGTTCCCGAGGCTTGCGATTGGCTTCTTGACGATTTTCGTCCTCCTGTTGGCGGGTGAATCGCAGGCCGTCCTGGAGGGCTTCTCCCGCGAAAAGGTGCGAGCCAATGTGAAACTGAACTCCAGCCACATCCGCGCCACGGTGGGCCCGCAATGGGTGGATGTCGAGGAGGAAGCCGAACTCGTATTGTCGCCTTCACGCGGAGACACCTCCCGGGTGTTCCAGATAC
This DNA window, taken from Fibrobacterota bacterium, encodes the following:
- a CDS encoding RICIN domain-containing protein, encoding MIRNPKRQSRLATVVAFVGYCAFHAAAGNITYTLQRAANPTADQQDAYARITKAMDSALVHYNGLTNQTKALTIQYNTDVPTADASFSGNIRFGASRSYMAPGTAMHEIAHALGSGTTQEYKNLIQNGVFTGPKATAKLREITGDPAAVLKGDAQHFWPLGLNYASEIKSEKDLVDHCRLMEAILQDMFHESVFFQGRIKSRSTGQCMVRAGGALALGSCTDSTSKVRIVAMGDQTLTYRLEFGNQVLDLPNESKTAGTVAGLYGWNGGNHQRVSLVSTANALSPVRLKMVHSDLILRASGTQVVQDVSTASPATQDWELMEVTSSTNPVSHKTGKTPGTWVPRVLVGDGDRFDLNGRRH
- a CDS encoding TIGR02147 family protein → MESNPCVYAYTDYRKFLLDWLTLRQETDRKFNRSEFHRRLGLPNTRSYVPDVLAGKEISLTFLDRFVVALELDADEARFFRVLVRFNQATTPEERELAFDQLVALNRTPRTIMDPRHYQYYRHWWNGAVRAILAIHNLADEPRKLAALVSPSITEAQAKLSIQLLSDLNLIERDSDGFWKPTDHTLSTGETARDELVRQLQIQQMGLVQSAILDQGRSPDQVVATNTISVSDEGLAMIRRRLERFRSELRSIVHKDANAPSRVHLVSMAIVPLSKNPPAALPLAKAS